From Chelatococcus sp. YT9, a single genomic window includes:
- a CDS encoding peptidylprolyl isomerase produces MKRSTNAVASFSYRARLRAIAGAAACALALSVLPATAQTAKPHQVFLDTKDGRVVIQLRPDLAPKHVAQIEALTKRGFYDGIVFHRVIDGFMAQTGDPTGTGMGGSDLPNIPAEFTKTPFKRGTVGMARSQNPNSANSQFFITFADADFLNGQYTVVGEVVSGMDVVDKIKKGSKADNGAVTNPDKIVKMQMATGAK; encoded by the coding sequence ATGAAGCGTTCGACGAATGCGGTTGCGTCTTTCTCTTACCGCGCCCGGCTGCGCGCTATCGCCGGCGCCGCGGCCTGCGCGCTGGCCCTCTCCGTGCTGCCGGCAACGGCCCAGACGGCCAAGCCGCATCAGGTCTTCCTTGACACCAAGGATGGACGCGTCGTCATCCAGCTCCGTCCGGACCTTGCGCCCAAGCATGTCGCGCAGATCGAGGCGTTGACGAAGCGCGGCTTCTATGACGGCATCGTGTTCCACCGCGTCATCGACGGCTTCATGGCGCAGACGGGTGATCCGACCGGCACCGGCATGGGCGGCTCCGATCTCCCGAACATACCGGCGGAATTCACGAAGACGCCTTTCAAGCGTGGCACGGTCGGCATGGCGCGGTCGCAGAACCCGAACTCCGCTAATTCTCAGTTCTTCATCACTTTTGCCGATGCCGACTTCCTCAATGGGCAGTACACGGTCGTTGGCGAGGTGGTGTCCGGCATGGATGTCGTCGACAAGATCAAGAAGGGATCAAAGGCCGACAACGGCGCGGTCACCAACCCTGACAAGATCGTCAAGATGCAGATGGCCACAGGCGCGAAGTAG
- a CDS encoding peptidylprolyl isomerase, whose translation MAPSPENTLILDTTKGKVVIEFLPELAPNHVARIKELASSGFYDGIVFHRVIDGFMAQVGCPHGTGTGGSDLPDLKQEFNAEPHVRGICSMARTQNPNSANSQFFICFSDARFLDKQYTVWGRVIEGMENVDKLKRGEPVRDPDSIVTARVGA comes from the coding sequence ATGGCACCGTCTCCTGAGAACACGCTTATCCTCGATACGACCAAGGGCAAGGTCGTCATCGAGTTCCTGCCGGAGCTCGCGCCCAATCATGTGGCCCGCATCAAGGAGCTGGCCTCGTCCGGCTTCTACGACGGCATCGTCTTCCACCGTGTGATCGACGGCTTCATGGCGCAGGTCGGCTGCCCGCACGGGACCGGGACCGGCGGTTCGGACCTGCCCGACCTGAAGCAGGAGTTCAACGCCGAGCCGCATGTGCGCGGCATCTGCTCGATGGCCCGCACGCAGAACCCGAACTCGGCCAATTCGCAGTTCTTCATCTGCTTCTCGGATGCCCGCTTCCTCGATAAGCAATACACGGTCTGGGGCCGCGTCATCGAGGGTATGGAGAACGTCGACAAGCTGAAGCGGGGAGAGCCTGTGCGCGATCCCGACAGCATCGTCACAGCACGCGTCGGCGCCTGA
- a CDS encoding esterase-like activity of phytase family protein, protein MLRSCLLLPAAVLASFIPAALAAENMSGTLTLRFIGEKSIRAPLDVDGTRVGGLSGLAFDAASGRWIALSDDRSEKAPARFYKLTLDYDASGFRAVTIDQAVPLRDADGKPFPTRRVDPEALRLDPGSGALYWTSEGDATAGIDPVLRASTADGHHLREIPLPARYRVSTDGKRGPRNNLAFEGLALTPDAGTLIAALENALVEDGPKASLTETSPVRVSTFNMVSGQAGPEWVYVTDPIRMAPAKPGGFADNGVSDILALDEGSLLVMERGYSAGKGNDIRLYRADRRNATDVSAIDALSGASWVPLAKTLVLDLATLGTALDNFEGMDFGPRLNNGNRTLVIVSDDNFNEAQTTKFLAFEVIETGGT, encoded by the coding sequence ATGTTGAGATCATGCCTCCTTCTTCCGGCTGCCGTTCTGGCCAGCTTCATCCCTGCGGCTCTCGCCGCCGAAAACATGTCCGGCACCCTGACGCTACGCTTCATCGGCGAGAAGAGCATTCGAGCTCCTCTCGACGTGGACGGAACGCGGGTCGGCGGGCTCTCCGGGCTCGCTTTCGACGCAGCCAGCGGACGCTGGATCGCTCTCAGTGACGATCGCTCGGAGAAGGCGCCCGCTCGCTTCTACAAGCTGACGCTCGACTATGACGCCTCGGGCTTTCGCGCGGTGACAATCGACCAGGCCGTGCCCCTTCGTGACGCCGATGGGAAGCCATTCCCGACACGACGTGTCGACCCGGAGGCGCTGCGCCTCGATCCGGGAAGTGGCGCGCTCTACTGGACGAGCGAAGGGGACGCGACCGCCGGGATCGACCCCGTGCTGCGGGCCAGCACCGCTGACGGGCACCATCTGCGCGAGATCCCGCTGCCTGCCCGCTACCGCGTCAGCACCGATGGCAAACGCGGGCCGCGCAACAATCTCGCCTTTGAAGGACTGGCGCTGACCCCGGACGCGGGAACATTGATCGCGGCGCTGGAGAATGCGCTGGTTGAGGACGGCCCTAAGGCCTCACTGACTGAAACCAGCCCTGTACGTGTTTCCACCTTCAACATGGTATCCGGACAGGCCGGCCCCGAATGGGTCTATGTCACGGATCCGATCCGCATGGCCCCTGCCAAGCCCGGCGGCTTCGCAGACAATGGCGTCTCCGACATTCTCGCTCTCGACGAAGGATCCCTGCTCGTCATGGAACGCGGCTACAGCGCGGGCAAAGGAAACGATATCCGTCTTTACCGTGCGGACCGGCGGAATGCGACCGACGTTTCCGCCATCGACGCTCTTTCCGGCGCAAGCTGGGTGCCGCTCGCGAAAACGCTGGTCCTGGATCTTGCCACCCTCGGCACAGCGCTCGACAACTTCGAGGGCATGGATTTCGGCCCCCGGCTGAATAACGGCAACCGCACGCTGGTGATCGTCTCCGACGACAATTTCAACGAGGCGCAGACCACGAAATTCCTGGCCTTCGAGGTCATCGAAACAGGCGGGACATAA
- a CDS encoding EVE domain-containing protein, with amino-acid sequence MPHWLFKSEPSTWSWQQQCEAGEKGTHWNGVRNHGAKLNLMAMKIGDRGFFYHSNEGKEIVGIVEVIKEYYPDHTDASGRFGMVDVKAVEALPQAVTLEVIKADPALKDMVLVNNSRLSVQPVTDAEWEHILRMGGLKG; translated from the coding sequence ATGCCCCATTGGCTCTTCAAGTCTGAACCGTCCACCTGGTCGTGGCAGCAGCAATGTGAAGCCGGCGAGAAGGGAACCCATTGGAATGGCGTCCGCAATCATGGCGCCAAGCTGAACCTGATGGCGATGAAAATTGGCGACCGGGGCTTCTTCTATCACTCGAACGAGGGGAAGGAGATCGTTGGCATCGTCGAGGTGATCAAGGAATATTATCCCGATCACACAGATGCTTCCGGCAGGTTTGGAATGGTTGACGTGAAAGCGGTGGAGGCGTTGCCGCAGGCCGTGACGCTGGAGGTAATCAAGGCCGATCCGGCTCTCAAGGACATGGTCTTGGTCAACAACTCGCGCCTGTCCGTGCAGCCGGTGACGGACGCGGAATGGGAGCATATTCTGCGCATGGGCGGACTCAAAGGGTAG
- a CDS encoding threo-3-hydroxy-L-aspartate ammonia-lyase, which translates to MSISAPTYDDVARASERIANIAHRTPVLRSRTADERVGGSLFFKAENLQRVGAFKFRGAYNALAALDEDQKTRGVVAFSSGNHAQAVALAGQLLRVPTVIIMPEDAPAIKVAATRGYGGEVVFYDRYSEDRAAIGQRIAGERGLALIPPFDHPEIIAGQGTATKELIEEVGDLDLLLVPLGGGGLLSGSVLAAKALSPQCQVIGVEPAAGDDGARSFREGRIVTIDVPKTLADGAQTTALGNITFSIIQDLVDDVVTVADAALVDAMRFFAERMKMVVEPTGCLAAAAAFNSVVPIKGQRVGIVLSGGNVDLATFARLLTPA; encoded by the coding sequence ATGTCGATCTCAGCTCCGACCTATGATGATGTTGCCCGCGCGTCCGAGCGCATTGCGAACATCGCGCATCGCACGCCTGTTCTGCGCTCGCGCACGGCAGATGAGAGGGTGGGAGGATCGCTGTTCTTCAAGGCGGAAAATCTCCAGCGCGTCGGCGCCTTTAAATTCCGGGGCGCCTATAACGCCCTCGCGGCGCTCGATGAGGACCAGAAGACGCGCGGCGTGGTGGCGTTCTCCTCTGGCAACCACGCCCAGGCGGTGGCATTGGCCGGGCAGCTTCTCCGCGTGCCTACCGTCATCATCATGCCGGAGGATGCGCCGGCCATAAAAGTCGCCGCAACACGCGGCTACGGTGGCGAAGTAGTCTTCTATGACCGCTATAGCGAGGACCGCGCGGCGATCGGGCAACGAATCGCAGGCGAGCGCGGCCTGGCCCTGATCCCTCCCTTCGATCATCCGGAGATCATTGCCGGCCAGGGCACGGCGACCAAGGAACTCATCGAGGAGGTGGGCGACCTGGACCTCCTGCTCGTGCCGCTCGGCGGCGGCGGGCTGCTATCGGGGTCAGTGCTGGCCGCGAAGGCTCTGTCTCCGCAGTGCCAGGTCATTGGCGTCGAGCCTGCGGCCGGCGATGACGGCGCGCGCTCTTTCCGCGAGGGGCGGATCGTCACGATCGATGTCCCGAAGACATTGGCCGACGGTGCGCAGACGACGGCGCTCGGGAATATCACCTTTTCGATCATCCAGGATCTTGTGGATGACGTCGTAACGGTGGCCGACGCAGCGCTCGTCGATGCCATGCGTTTCTTCGCCGAGCGCATGAAGATGGTCGTGGAGCCTACAGGCTGCCTCGCCGCTGCAGCTGCCTTCAACAGCGTGGTGCCGATCAAGGGGCAGCGGGTCGGCATCGTTCTCAGTGGCGGCAATGTCGATCTTGCCACTTTCGCGCGTTTGCTGACACCGGCCTGA
- the ssb gene encoding single-stranded DNA-binding protein: MAGSVNKVILVGNLGRDPETRRLGSGDPVVNLRIATSETWRDKATGERRERTEWHSVVIFNENLAKIAEQYLRKGSKVYLEGQLQTRKWQDKDGQERYTTEIVLQRFRGELTILDSRGGEGGGAIEDDSYGGSRGGDFGRASPMEQRSPDRRPAASGGSKYASDLDDDIPF; the protein is encoded by the coding sequence ATGGCAGGCAGCGTCAATAAGGTTATTCTGGTGGGGAATCTCGGGCGCGACCCCGAGACTCGTCGGCTCGGCTCGGGCGACCCCGTCGTCAACCTGCGCATCGCCACCTCGGAGACTTGGCGTGACAAGGCCACCGGTGAGCGCCGGGAGCGCACGGAATGGCATAGTGTAGTGATCTTCAACGAAAATCTCGCGAAGATCGCCGAGCAATATCTGCGCAAGGGATCGAAGGTTTACCTCGAGGGGCAGCTGCAGACCCGCAAATGGCAGGACAAAGATGGTCAGGAGCGCTACACGACGGAGATCGTGCTGCAGCGCTTTCGCGGCGAGCTCACGATTCTCGACAGCCGCGGCGGCGAAGGCGGTGGGGCCATTGAGGACGACAGCTATGGGGGCTCGCGTGGAGGCGACTTTGGTCGGGCCTCGCCCATGGAGCAGCGCTCCCCGGACCGGCGCCCGGCCGCGAGCGGCGGTTCAAAATACGCCAGTGACCTTGACGACGATATTCCGTTCTAG
- the gyrA gene encoding DNA gyrase subunit A has product MADDDEKIGGDIALVSISDEMKRSYLDYAMSVIVSRALPDVRDGLKPVHRRILYSMYENGYTPDKPYRKSARVVGDVIGKYHPHGDQSIYDALVRMAQDFSMRLPLLDGQGNFGSVDADPPAAMRYTEVRLAKPAMALLDDLDKDTVNFQDNYDNSEREPTVLPAGFPNLLVNGAGGIAVGMATNIPPHNLGEVVDACFAYIEDPEISLEALTEIIPGPDFPTAATILGRGGIRSAYSTGRGSIIMRARASVEQIRKDREAIIVTEIPYQVNKAALIEKIADLVREKRIEGIADLRDESDRDGMRIVIELKRDAVADVVLNQLYRFTALQTSFGANMVALNGGRPELLNLYDMIRAFVDFREEVVSRRTKYLLNKARDRAHILVGLGIAVANIDEIIQLIRSSADTNSAREALMARHWPAHDVAALIALIDDPNHRVAEDGTYRLSETQARAILDLPLRRLTALGRDEIADELNKLAIEIADYLDILRSRTRILGIVRDELAAIKDAFATPRRTEILDWDSDVDDEDLIQREDMVVTVSHAGYIKRVPLSTYRAQRRGGKGRSGMQTRDEDFVTRLFVANTHTPVLFFSSRGQVYKEKVWRLPLAAPNARGKALVNMLPLVEGERITTIMPLPEDEASWATLDVMFATASGGVRRNKLSDFVQVNRAGKIAMKLDEGDSIVDVGICTETDDVLLTTAKGQCIRFETTDVRVFKGRDSTGVRGIALAAGDRVISMAILRHVEASADERSAYLKLAGAARRAANGEAANGDAAEAQVDTDAEETSGALELGQERYAAMGAAEQFVLTLSENGYGKRSSAYEYRVTGRGGKGIVAMAVNNRNGALVESFPVEDNDQIMLVTNGGQLIRVPVDGIRIVGRSSQGVIVFNTADDEKVVSVEHISDDGSEDGADIDDADGGDADE; this is encoded by the coding sequence TTGGCAGATGATGACGAGAAGATCGGCGGCGACATCGCTCTGGTGTCGATCTCCGATGAGATGAAGCGCAGCTATCTCGATTACGCCATGAGCGTGATCGTGAGCCGCGCCTTGCCGGATGTGCGCGACGGACTCAAGCCGGTGCACCGCCGCATCCTCTATTCCATGTACGAAAACGGCTATACGCCCGACAAACCTTATCGCAAGTCGGCGCGCGTGGTCGGTGATGTGATCGGTAAATATCACCCGCACGGTGACCAGTCGATCTATGACGCGCTGGTGCGCATGGCGCAGGACTTTTCCATGCGCCTGCCGCTTTTGGACGGGCAGGGGAACTTCGGCTCTGTCGATGCCGACCCGCCGGCGGCCATGCGCTACACCGAGGTGCGTCTCGCCAAGCCCGCAATGGCGCTGCTGGACGATCTCGACAAAGATACGGTCAATTTCCAGGACAACTACGACAACAGCGAGCGCGAGCCAACGGTCCTGCCGGCAGGCTTCCCGAACCTCCTGGTGAATGGCGCGGGCGGCATCGCCGTTGGCATGGCGACCAACATCCCGCCGCATAATCTCGGCGAGGTGGTCGATGCATGCTTCGCCTATATCGAGGATCCGGAGATAAGCCTTGAGGCGCTGACCGAGATCATCCCGGGGCCGGACTTCCCGACGGCTGCGACCATCCTCGGGCGCGGCGGCATCCGCTCGGCCTATTCGACCGGCCGCGGTTCGATCATCATGCGTGCTCGCGCCTCTGTCGAGCAGATCCGGAAGGATCGCGAGGCGATCATCGTCACCGAAATTCCCTATCAGGTGAACAAGGCGGCGCTGATCGAGAAGATTGCGGATCTTGTCCGCGAGAAACGGATCGAGGGCATCGCCGACCTGCGCGACGAGTCCGATCGCGACGGTATGCGCATCGTGATCGAGCTGAAGCGCGACGCGGTGGCCGATGTGGTTCTGAACCAGCTCTACCGTTTCACCGCGCTGCAGACGAGCTTCGGCGCCAATATGGTGGCGCTGAACGGCGGCCGGCCGGAACTCCTCAACCTCTACGACATGATCCGCGCTTTCGTGGATTTCCGCGAGGAGGTTGTTTCCCGGCGCACGAAATATCTGCTCAACAAGGCCCGCGATCGCGCCCATATCTTGGTCGGCCTCGGCATCGCGGTCGCCAATATCGACGAGATCATCCAGCTTATCCGCTCGTCAGCCGACACCAATTCTGCCCGTGAAGCGCTGATGGCGCGCCACTGGCCTGCGCATGATGTCGCTGCTCTGATCGCCCTCATCGACGATCCGAACCATCGTGTCGCCGAGGATGGCACCTACCGGCTGTCGGAGACCCAGGCAAGGGCGATCCTCGACCTGCCGCTGCGGCGCCTCACGGCTCTCGGCCGTGATGAGATCGCTGACGAATTGAACAAACTGGCGATCGAGATCGCCGACTATCTCGATATCCTGCGCTCCCGCACGCGCATCCTAGGCATCGTGCGGGATGAACTCGCCGCCATCAAGGATGCCTTCGCCACTCCCCGGCGCACCGAGATTCTCGACTGGGATTCGGATGTCGACGATGAGGATCTGATCCAGCGCGAGGACATGGTCGTCACCGTGAGCCACGCCGGCTACATCAAGCGCGTGCCGCTCTCGACCTATCGCGCCCAGCGGCGCGGCGGCAAGGGCCGCTCCGGCATGCAGACGCGCGACGAGGATTTCGTCACGCGCCTGTTCGTCGCCAACACCCACACGCCGGTGCTGTTCTTCTCCTCCCGCGGCCAGGTCTACAAGGAAAAGGTGTGGCGCCTGCCGCTCGCGGCGCCGAACGCCCGCGGCAAGGCGCTCGTCAACATGCTGCCGCTGGTGGAAGGCGAACGCATCACGACCATCATGCCGCTGCCGGAGGATGAGGCCAGCTGGGCGACGCTGGATGTGATGTTCGCGACGGCTTCCGGCGGCGTGCGCCGCAACAAGCTGTCGGACTTCGTCCAGGTCAATCGCGCCGGCAAGATCGCCATGAAGCTCGACGAGGGCGACTCCATCGTCGATGTGGGCATCTGTACGGAGACGGACGATGTTCTGCTGACGACGGCCAAGGGCCAGTGCATCCGCTTCGAGACGACGGACGTGCGTGTCTTTAAGGGACGCGACTCCACCGGCGTGCGTGGCATCGCGCTCGCTGCCGGCGACCGGGTGATCTCCATGGCGATCCTGCGCCATGTGGAGGCCTCCGCCGACGAGCGTTCGGCCTATCTCAAGCTGGCGGGTGCCGCGCGCCGTGCCGCCAATGGCGAAGCTGCCAACGGCGACGCGGCCGAGGCCCAGGTCGACACCGATGCCGAGGAGACAAGCGGTGCGCTTGAGCTCGGGCAGGAGCGCTACGCAGCCATGGGCGCGGCGGAGCAGTTCGTGCTCACCTTGTCCGAAAACGGCTATGGCAAGCGTTCCTCGGCTTATGAATATCGCGTCACCGGCCGTGGCGGCAAAGGCATCGTGGCGATGGCGGTCAACAATCGCAACGGCGCGCTGGTGGAATCCTTCCCCGTCGAGGACAACGACCAGATCATGCTCGTCACCAATGGCGGCCAACTGATCCGCGTGCCGGTGGATGGCATTCGTATCGTCGGCCGTTCGAGTCAGGGCGTGATCGTCTTTAACACCGCTGACGATGAGAAGGTGGTTTCTGTCGAGCACATCAGCGACGACGGCAGCGAGGATGGCGCGGACATTGACGACGCCGATGGAGGGGACGCTGATGAATAG
- the queA gene encoding tRNA preQ1(34) S-adenosylmethionine ribosyltransferase-isomerase QueA, whose protein sequence is MRVDLFDFELPEDRIATRPVRPRDAARLLVVGGPGAALADRVVRDLPDLLAPGDTLVLNNTRVIPARLVGIRRRGDASARIEAMLHKREASDRWRAFVRPAKRLAIGDVVRFGEETEGACLLAGLDATVSEKSEGGEVVLKFALGGPILDENIASLGHIPLPPYIASKRPDDAEDRVDYQTVYAAEEGAVAAPTAGLHFTDELFARLAARGIDRQFVTLHVGAGTFLPVKADDTAEHRMHAEWGSVRAETAAALNETRQRGGRIVAVGTTSLRLLESATTPDGEVLPWAGDTDIFITPGYRFRAVDVLMTNFHLPRSTLFMLVSAFAGLERMQQAYAHAIADGYRFYSYGDGSLLFRQYIPDPETSR, encoded by the coding sequence ATGCGCGTCGATCTGTTCGATTTTGAATTGCCGGAGGACCGCATTGCCACCCGGCCCGTGAGGCCGCGCGACGCCGCGCGGCTTCTCGTCGTCGGTGGCCCGGGTGCCGCCCTCGCGGATCGCGTCGTCCGGGATCTGCCGGATCTGCTCGCGCCGGGCGATACGCTCGTCCTCAACAATACGCGCGTCATTCCAGCCCGACTCGTGGGTATACGGCGAAGGGGAGACGCGTCGGCCCGTATCGAGGCGATGCTGCACAAGCGCGAAGCGAGTGATCGCTGGCGCGCCTTCGTGCGTCCGGCTAAACGCCTGGCCATCGGGGATGTCGTCCGCTTTGGCGAGGAAACGGAGGGTGCTTGCCTCCTGGCCGGGCTCGACGCCACCGTGAGCGAGAAGAGCGAGGGCGGCGAGGTCGTGCTGAAGTTCGCTCTGGGCGGGCCTATTCTCGACGAGAACATCGCCAGCCTCGGCCATATTCCGCTGCCGCCCTATATCGCCTCGAAGCGTCCCGACGATGCCGAGGATCGCGTGGATTATCAGACAGTCTATGCGGCCGAGGAAGGCGCGGTCGCTGCGCCGACGGCGGGATTGCATTTCACCGATGAGCTCTTCGCGCGGCTGGCGGCACGCGGCATCGACCGGCAATTCGTGACGTTGCACGTGGGGGCGGGCACGTTCCTGCCGGTGAAGGCCGATGATACGGCCGAACATCGTATGCATGCCGAATGGGGTTCGGTGAGGGCCGAGACGGCGGCTGCCTTGAATGAGACACGTCAACGCGGCGGCCGTATCGTCGCTGTGGGCACGACCTCTCTACGCTTGCTGGAAAGCGCGACCACTCCGGACGGAGAGGTGCTGCCCTGGGCCGGCGATACCGACATTTTCATCACGCCGGGCTACCGTTTCCGGGCGGTCGATGTGCTGATGACGAATTTCCATCTGCCACGCTCCACGCTGTTCATGCTCGTCTCGGCATTCGCGGGGCTTGAGCGCATGCAGCAGGCTTATGCCCATGCGATCGCCGATGGCTATCGTTTCTACTCCTATGGCGATGGGAGCCTGTTGTTTCGACAGTACATTCCCGATCCGGAGACCTCCCGATGA
- the coaD gene encoding pantetheine-phosphate adenylyltransferase, with protein MPRSAALYTGSFDPVTNGHLDVVRQACRFVDRLVIAIGIHPGKTPLFSADERAEMLKDVCGPVGKAASCAIEIVTFDDLAVAAARRVGASIMVRGLRDGTDLNYEMQMAGMNDAMAPDVGTVFLPASPDVRPITATLVRQIAAMKGDVSSFVPAPVVERLKAKFAGG; from the coding sequence ATGCCGCGCTCCGCCGCTCTCTATACCGGGTCGTTCGATCCGGTGACCAACGGTCATCTCGACGTCGTGCGTCAAGCCTGCCGTTTCGTGGACCGGCTGGTGATCGCCATCGGCATCCACCCCGGCAAGACGCCGCTGTTCTCGGCTGACGAGCGCGCCGAGATGCTGAAGGACGTGTGCGGCCCGGTGGGTAAGGCTGCGAGCTGCGCGATCGAGATCGTCACCTTCGATGATCTTGCTGTCGCCGCCGCACGCCGCGTGGGCGCCTCGATCATGGTGCGCGGCCTCCGCGACGGTACGGACCTGAATTATGAAATGCAGATGGCGGGCATGAACGATGCCATGGCGCCCGACGTCGGCACGGTTTTCCTGCCGGCGTCCCCGGACGTCCGCCCTATCACCGCCACCTTGGTGCGTCAGATCGCTGCCATGAAGGGTGACGTCTCGTCCTTCGTGCCGGCTCCCGTCGTGGAGCGGCTCAAGGCCAAATTCGCCGGCGGTTAG
- a CDS encoding MmcQ/YjbR family DNA-binding protein encodes MPVEAERVRELALSFPLSREAPHMDRAAFRTPRKTFATLSASANDLNLMFDPDLRDFYCEQEPGVFTPVPGGWGRMGITRCDLRTVDEATLISALQAAYRLAAPKPRRR; translated from the coding sequence ATGCCCGTTGAGGCCGAACGCGTGCGGGAACTGGCGCTGAGCTTCCCGCTTTCCCGTGAGGCGCCGCATATGGATCGGGCGGCCTTTCGCACCCCGCGCAAGACCTTCGCGACATTGAGCGCCAGCGCGAACGATCTCAACCTGATGTTCGATCCGGATCTTCGTGATTTCTACTGCGAACAGGAGCCCGGCGTGTTCACCCCCGTGCCGGGCGGTTGGGGGCGAATGGGGATCACGCGGTGCGACCTGCGCACAGTGGATGAGGCAACCTTGATTTCGGCGCTGCAGGCCGCCTATAGGCTTGCCGCGCCCAAGCCCCGACGCCGATAG
- a CDS encoding polyphosphate kinase 2 family protein, with protein sequence MKRNNSDKEAPRVLPAIDFAFLKDMLLPYRITDGDTFRMKDHDPGDTGGLDLEKDHARDLLDKGVAALSAIQERLFADNHWSVLLVFQAMDAAGKDGTIKHVMSGINPQGCQVHAFKAPSSEELDHDFLWRTHQRLPERGRIGIFNRSYYEEVLVVRVHQEMLDKQNLPPQLVTKSIWDDRLKDIRHHERYLARNGMLILKFFLNVSEKEQKKRLLQRIDDPSKNWKFESKDVDERTYWKAYMHAYEEAIRATATNFAPWYVIPADNKWFTRLAVMAAVVTELSKLGIDFPKIDEADRHKLLGFRERLEAD encoded by the coding sequence GTGAAAAGAAACAACAGCGATAAGGAAGCCCCGAGGGTGCTCCCGGCTATCGACTTCGCGTTCCTTAAGGACATGCTCCTCCCCTATCGCATTACGGATGGCGATACGTTCAGAATGAAGGATCATGATCCGGGCGATACTGGCGGCCTTGATCTGGAGAAGGATCACGCCCGCGATCTTCTCGACAAAGGCGTCGCGGCGCTGAGCGCGATCCAGGAGCGTCTCTTCGCCGACAACCACTGGTCAGTCCTGCTCGTTTTCCAGGCGATGGACGCAGCCGGCAAGGACGGCACCATCAAACATGTGATGTCGGGCATCAACCCGCAGGGATGCCAGGTGCATGCTTTCAAGGCTCCCTCGTCCGAGGAACTGGACCACGATTTCCTATGGCGTACGCATCAGCGGCTGCCGGAGCGCGGCCGCATCGGCATTTTCAACCGCTCGTATTACGAGGAGGTGCTCGTCGTCAGGGTCCACCAGGAAATGCTCGACAAGCAAAACCTGCCCCCGCAACTCGTCACCAAATCGATCTGGGACGACCGGCTGAAGGATATCCGTCACCACGAGCGCTATCTTGCTCGCAATGGCATGCTCATCCTGAAATTCTTTCTCAATGTCTCCGAGAAGGAGCAGAAAAAGCGCCTCCTTCAACGCATCGACGATCCCTCCAAGAACTGGAAGTTTGAGAGCAAGGATGTCGACGAGCGGACCTACTGGAAGGCCTATATGCACGCCTATGAGGAAGCAATCCGGGCGACCGCCACCAACTTCGCGCCCTGGTATGTCATCCCCGCTGACAACAAGTGGTTCACCCGGCTCGCCGTGATGGCCGCCGTGGTCACCGAACTCTCCAAGCTCGGCATCGACTTCCCGAAAATTGACGAGGCCGACCGCCACAAGCTGCTCGGTTTCCGCGAGCGGCTTGAAGCCGATTGA